In Pseudomonadota bacterium, the genomic stretch ACCTGCTCGATTGCGCCAGCTGCTCGACCCCACTTCGGATGGCGCAGCGCACCCGCATCGACATGCCACCGGAAGGTCGCTGCAGCCTCCGCTGCTCCGAAGACGTAGCGACCTTCATCTTCCACAGCTATACCGAGCCGTGGCGGGCCGCGCATCCACAGCAGTAACCGTTCAGGGGGTGACCACGCTTGCACGACGGCTTCCCAGGCGGTCTTCTGGGCGGCTTTCGTCCTCGGCCTCGCCCTGCGAAGTACGCGTAGTACTCCTCGGGCGATTCCTGCGGGCGCGCTCGCCCAGAAGACCGCCTAAAAACCCGACTGACAGGGGCCTGGACAGTTACCCACAGCAGGATGCGGGGACGGCGGCGCCCGACGCGATGTCGACGGCGGCCGATGCGGCAACTGCGCAGGACGCGGCCCCACCGGACGAGGGTTAGTTAGTTAAGTTTAGTGCCCATCCCGAAACGCCCGTTCCCGTTCAGAATGGATGCCAGAGCGAGCGCGCCCGCAGGAGCGGAGCGAAGGAATAGCAGCGCTATTTCAAGCTTCGGTCTGAGGACGAAAGCCGCTCTGGCGCCATTCTGAACGGGAACTAGTTAGTCTAGGGCTTGTCGTGGCTGGCCTCGACCCGTTAGCCTGGGGGGCAAGGAGGAGACGATGAAGCTCTATTCGAACCCCTTGTCGCCGAATTGCCGCAAGGTCCACGCAACGCTTGCGCATGTGGGCCTCGAGGTCGAGCAACAGCTCGTGGATGTCATGAAAGGGGAGCAGCGAACTCCGGAGTTCCTCGCCATCAACCCGAACGGGAAGGTTCCGGCGCTGGTCGATGGCGCTTTCAACCTGTGGGAGTCCAACGTGATCGCCTGCTACCTCGCAGGCAAAGCCAACTCGGACCTATGGCCAGCCAATCAGGAAAGGTACTCGATTCTGCGCTGGCTGAACTGGGAAGCCGCCCACCTTTCGCAGGCCGTCGGCACCGTCATCGGCGAGAAGATCTTCAAGCCCTTACGGGGAGCCGAGCCCGACCCGAGCGTGGTCGAGCAGGGCACCGGCGATTTCCGCAAGTTGGCCACCGTACTTTCGGGCGTGCTCGAGTCGGGCGGGTTTCTGGCCGGTGCCTCGCCCACCGTGGCGGACTACAGCGTGGCGGTATGGTTCTCCTACGACGAGCCCTGCGGCCTACCCACGCGCGAGTACCGCCACGTGACACGCTGGCTCGATCAAGTACGCGGGCTTCCAGGTGGCCCAAGCCTGGCGGCCCCCCCGATCCCCAGCTAGTTGGCGCTCCAGGGAGCGTCCGGCAGGCGGTCGCGATCGGTCTGTGAAGACCCGTGCCCAGTCCGACGGCTGCTGCCTCTTCCGCGTGAGATCAACTACGCTCTCGATTCCGAGGTGAAGACCCGTGCCCAGTCCGACGGCTGCTGCCTCACCAGCACGACGTGGGGCTGGAAATCGGGAGGCAATCGTGCTTAGTCTGCCGAAAGCTACCAGTTGGAGCAGCATGCCCCGAGCGCAGTGATGTTGGCCGAGCAAGATATCCTGCCCTTGCTGAGCGCGGCCGCGGCGGCCCGAAACAATGCGTACGCTCCGTACTCGCGCTTCCGAGTGGGAGCGGCATTGCTGGCGGGCGAGCGTGTGATTCGCGGCTGCAACGTGGAAAACGCCGCCTATGGAGACAGCATCTGTGCCGAGCGTGGCGCCGTGCTGGCCGCGGTCGCGGCCGGGCTTAGGGAGTTTCGCGCCCTGGCGGTGTCCACGGAAGCGAGCACGCCCGTGCCACCCTGCGGTAGCTGCCGTCAGGTACTGCGCGAGTTCTGCCTCGACGACTTCCCCATCGTGATGGGCGCAGCGAGCGGTACCTACACCGTGGTCAGCCTCAACGACCTGTTGCCGGCCGCCTTTACGAGCCGCTCGCTATCGGACGCTGGCCGGCCCCCGTGGCCGCCCCGCCCGCCGCCGCGCTAGAACGCCGCCTGCAGCTGCACGCGCAACCGGACGACGCCCTGGCTCCGCTGCTCGCCGTATCCCCACAACTGGAACAGATCCGCCTGCAACTTGAAGGGGTGGCGCGCGAAATAGTAGCCGCCCACGATGCCCAACTCGTTCTTGCCCTTGAGCACCGAAGCGTCGCCGCCGGGACGGGTCATCCCGAAGCGTGCCCCGAGCTCCAAAGCCATGCCTGGAAGCAGGTACCCGCCCTGCAGCATCCAGCCTATGCCGTCGGCCAGGTCGGTGCCTCCGCGACCATCGCGCCAATAGAAATCGCCGAGCACCGAGAGCCCGGCGTACTTGAACAGCAGATCGGCGTTGGCATTGTGAAAGGTGTCGTCGTCCGCTTCGGGCGCCCTGCCCTTGATGCCCTGCACGCCCGGTGCGTTCTGCAGGTAGGCATAGCCCACCCCGAGCGAGAGCCGCGGCTTCGCTGTGCGTTCGAAGTCCGCCTCCGAGTAATCCTTGAACATGCCGAAGGGCAGCAGCTCGAAGCGAATCAGGTACATGAGGCCCAGGTCACCCGCACCGGGAGTCCTATCCGAGGTGTTGCGGCCCTCGCCGATGTAGACGCCCGCGTAGTAGCGAAACAAGCCCAGGCCGAGTAGATCCTTGGACCGGAAGTCGAGTCCCAGATCCCGGTCCAAGGTGAACTCGCCGTTCGTGATGGCGCGATCGACGAACTGCAGATTGCCCGACGAGATCACCCGCTGCCGGCTGTAGGGCACCTTGTACTGGCCGACGCGCAGGGTCAGGTCGCGCAGGTAGTCGAACGTCATGTACCAGTCGAGCAGCGGCGTGGTGCCTACAACATTGCTACGCGTCGTGCCCGTCACTCCCATGCCCATGCCCGTGGGATCCTGAAGCACGACCGTCGGCTGCGTCAGGTCTTCGTCGCGCGGCGAAAACGCGAGCTCGATCTTGAACGTGTTGTGCTTGCCCCACATGTTGCCGACGAACTGCAAGCGCGCGCGACGAATGTGGAAGACCTCCTCGTCGGGTCCCCCGGCTACCCCTTCGTACTCGTAGCGGAACTGGCCGCGCAAGCGCGTGACCAGAGCAAAGCGTCCGTCCGCACTCTTGAACTCCAAGCCCTTGCCCGGGCGGAAGCGCGCACTCGAGGCATCCGCCGGGTGGTCCTTGACGAGATCCCTTTCCCAGCTCGGGGGAGGATTGGGCCCCAAGGCATCCGAGTCGGTTTTCACGTTCGCTGCACGATGGGGTTCTGCCAAGCTCGTTCCTGCAGGCGGCGGCGAGCGCTCACCGCTTTCGTGCGCGTGTTGGGCCTGCCCAGCGTTCGCCGCTCCGAGCCACAACCAACAGATGGCGGCACCCCTGAGCCGCTGCCTACTTCGATCCAATGACATGCTTTTGCGCCTCGTGTACGTCCCGGCGGTCCTGGAACAGTGATTGCTTAGATAGCTCGGGTAGCTTGGGTAACTCGGTGAGCGAAACCTTAAAACCCAAGTTCCCTCAAAGCTCAAGCTCGGGAAAGTGCAGGGGCATGCACCAATCCGGACC encodes the following:
- a CDS encoding glutathione S-transferase family protein, which gives rise to MKLYSNPLSPNCRKVHATLAHVGLEVEQQLVDVMKGEQRTPEFLAINPNGKVPALVDGAFNLWESNVIACYLAGKANSDLWPANQERYSILRWLNWEAAHLSQAVGTVIGEKIFKPLRGAEPDPSVVEQGTGDFRKLATVLSGVLESGGFLAGASPTVADYSVAVWFSYDEPCGLPTREYRHVTRWLDQVRGLPGGPSLAAPPIPS
- the cdd gene encoding cytidine deaminase, with translation MLAEQDILPLLSAAAAARNNAYAPYSRFRVGAALLAGERVIRGCNVENAAYGDSICAERGAVLAAVAAGLREFRALAVSTEASTPVPPCGSCRQVLREFCLDDFPIVMGAASGTYTVVSLNDLLPAAFTSRSLSDAGRPPWPPRPPPR
- a CDS encoding OprO/OprP family phosphate-selective porin, with protein sequence MKTDSDALGPNPPPSWERDLVKDHPADASSARFRPGKGLEFKSADGRFALVTRLRGQFRYEYEGVAGGPDEEVFHIRRARLQFVGNMWGKHNTFKIELAFSPRDEDLTQPTVVLQDPTGMGMGVTGTTRSNVVGTTPLLDWYMTFDYLRDLTLRVGQYKVPYSRQRVISSGNLQFVDRAITNGEFTLDRDLGLDFRSKDLLGLGLFRYYAGVYIGEGRNTSDRTPGAGDLGLMYLIRFELLPFGMFKDYSEADFERTAKPRLSLGVGYAYLQNAPGVQGIKGRAPEADDDTFHNANADLLFKYAGLSVLGDFYWRDGRGGTDLADGIGWMLQGGYLLPGMALELGARFGMTRPGGDASVLKGKNELGIVGGYYFARHPFKLQADLFQLWGYGEQRSQGVVRLRVQLQAAF